The following are encoded in a window of Castanea sativa cultivar Marrone di Chiusa Pesio chromosome 5, ASM4071231v1 genomic DNA:
- the LOC142637447 gene encoding GDSL esterase/lipase 3-like, which translates to MGLTLHLLGLVFFLGLVQERYFEEVEKKLKQKLGDAEAKKLLSKSVYLFSIGGNDYMAFISSVNQSNVITSSDKMEYMTMVLGNFTTVIKKVYKMGGRKFGFQNVGPIGCMPSTKASLGITSDFAHEPTVMAKMHNIGLPKVLKKIQRELPGFKYALYDYYTTLAARTLYSTKFGFKVGKSACCGSGPYNGEFTCGGKNGTVKYELCSKTNEYVWFDAAHPTESANRQFADLFWNGHPKITGPYNLKKLFDI; encoded by the exons ATGGGGTTAACTTTGCATCTGCTGGGGCTGGTGTTCTTCCTGGGACTCGTCCAGGAACG CTATTTTGAGGAGGTAGAGAAGAAGTTAAAGCAGAAGCTAGGTGATGCAGAAGCCAAGAAGTTACTATCAAAATCTGTTTACTTATTTAGCATTGGCGGCAACGATTACATGGCCTTCATATCATCTGTGAACCAATCCAATGTAATAACTTCTTCTGACAAGATGGAATACATGACAATGGTGCTTGGCAATTTCACCACTGTGATCAAG AAAGTATATAAGATGGGAGGTAGGAAATTTGGGTTCCAAAACGTGGGGCCTATAGGATGCATGCCTTCCACCAAAGCCTCATTGGGGATTACCAGTGATTTTGCCCATGAGCCTACAGTAATGGCAAAAATGCACAACATAGGCCTACCCAAAGTCCTCAAGAAGATACAAAGAGAGCTACCAGGATTCAAATATGCACTATATGATTACTACACCACCCTAGCTGCAAGAACACTTTACAGTACAAAATTTG GTTTCAAGGTTGGGAAGAGTGCATGCTGTGGCAGTGGACCATACAATGGGGAGTTCACATGTGGAGGGAAAAATGGGACAGTGAAGTATGAGTTGTGCAGCAAAACTAATGAATATGTGTGGTTTGATGCTGCACATCCAACTGAAAGTGCCAACAGACAATTCGCCGACTTATTTTGGAATGGACATCCGAAAATTACAGGGCCTTACAATCTAAAGAAGCTATTTGACATCTAG
- the LOC142634289 gene encoding GDSL esterase/lipase 4-like produces MASLSIHFCILAFFSATLLIIPYTCLAKLPENHAALFIFGDSLFDAGNNNYINGPKTDFWPYGETFFKHPTGRVCDGRVVPDFIAEYANLPLIKPYLQPGFENYTDGVNFASAGAGVLPETHPGTINLELQLSYFEEVEKKLKQQLGDAEAKKLLSKSVYLFSIGGNDYITITSSVNQSNVITSSYKKKYMTMVLGNFTTAIKKVYKMGGRKFGFQNLGPIGCMPATKVSLGITSDCAHEPSVVAKMHNIALPKLLKKIQTQLPGFKYALYDYYTTLAARTLYSTKFGFKVGKSACCGSGTYNGEFTCGGKNGTVKYELCSKPSEYVWFDAAHPTESANRQLANLFWNGHPKITGPYNLKKLFGIL; encoded by the exons ATGGCAAGTCTAAGCATACACTTTTGTATTCTGGCCTTTTTTTCTGCGACCCTTCTCATTATTCCTTACACTTGCCTTGCTAAGTTGCCAGAAAACCATGCTGCATTGTTCATATTTGGAGACTCTCTCTTTGACGCTGGAAACAATAACTACATCAATGGCCCCAAAACAGACTTCTGGCCATATGGTGAGACCTTCTTCAAGCACCCCACTGGTCGAGTCTGCGATGGCCGTGTTGTACCTGACTTCATTG CTGAGTATGCAAATTTGCCATTGATCAAACCATATCTGCAGCCAGGATTTGAAAACTATACTGATGGAGTGAACTTTGCATCTGCTGGGGCTGGTGTTCTTCCTGAGACTCATCCAGGAACG ATAAACCTTGAATTGCAACTAAGTTATTTTGAGGAGGTAGAGAAGAAGTTAAAGCAGCAGCTAGGTGATGCAGAAGCCAAGAAGTTGCTATCAAAATCTGTTTACTTATTTAGCATTGGCGGCAACGATTACATCACCATCACATCATCTGTGAACCAATCCAATGTAATAACTTCTTCTTACAAGAAGAAATACATGACAATGGTGCTTGGCAATTTCACCACTGCGATCAAG AAAGTATATAAGATGGGAGGAAGAAAATTTGGGTTCCAAAACTTGGGGCCTATAGGATGTATGCCTGCCACCAAAGTCTCATTGGGGATTACCAGTGATTGTGCCCATGAGCCTTCAGTAGTAGCAAAAATGCACAACATAGCCCTACCCAAACTCCTCAAGAAGATACAAACACAGTTACCAGGATTCAAATATGCACTATATGATTACTACACCACCCTAGCTGCAAGAACACTTTACAGTACAAAATTTG GTTTCAAGGTTGGGAAGAGTGCATGCTGTGGCAGTGGGACATACAATGGGGAGTTCACATGTGGAGGGAAAAATGGGACAGTGAAGTATGAGTTATGCAGCAAACCTAGTGAATATGTGTGGTTTGATGCTGCACATCCAACTGAAAGTGCCAACAGACAATTAGCCAACTTATTTTGGAATGGACATCCAAAAATCACAGGGCCTTACAATCTAAAGAAGCTATTTGGCATCTTGTAG